A window of Littorina saxatilis isolate snail1 linkage group LG7, US_GU_Lsax_2.0, whole genome shotgun sequence contains these coding sequences:
- the LOC138970626 gene encoding serine/arginine repetitive matrix protein 1-like isoform X2, with protein sequence MAGDGGKTRPAGVRLFDSVSPAVVVLVYLALAVISMETGRVQAVCDFKDDYIASEAWLELVCECYQGTVSDSDSTDFKIREKLKMIRVKPSETKILFDSKTQKTTPSVEVKANEMTEHNPEKGRMRLFLRLKHVSASDEATYKCVISGRNDENSGIKTKQLSYNFTLPPPQSTPPTLTTTWKTPPSTPQPAQTTIAITTTISPGLITGNPEESSKTNVYILVAILSFLLIVIVIVIICFVRVRVRRQREKAARTESLDFDFGQTHTANHNLVFKPSINDNANHCHGNHSADACTHNTCDNCHSPACNGAAQGQGHRQDNGGGRNARGVDSVPLLPVHTCPTHARTGRQSAGSEEHRRQRFLFDTPRRPRPRDNSHFAATPAHAVAPPPASRSCYALDSMDLVTDSEDSMYQYRNSRRLSFPRFHYGEEEDFTVLPSHYHGNAAYGHPRRSLSQQSLHRHSRHHRRPYPTQAPPLDVTYAPSTNPRQPHNGYLPRDYAGAPYQTTPLVSPNGQRPRMRSEEGGEAPPFPTGSKERRQPSLAVRVREDNNVAYSDTFFGESSAREDAVHQANEPVYNGGGGVVLPEPVPRVYRELQPPAQSRRGTTTPDVAMASEDEMTRHRVSPYGTAAGNMIVDPQRHPQDRSGYPVQSLPSRRRRHNTSPPPRQYHTSSVPRKRSGDRHAGRSIHHNRSHPQLFYLSDAENGGLITYHLPGDSSHPQQYIVQQPPKQRSGRSFSQSAADGFDYDSRHRGVSSNRRGSELESDGQGQGHPANQDRYSHSYLRAAERQNLLSRENVSPSRGPATTNLNVPLTGRVDVIAGSGSRGEEASGRQKDPAVDRPSGSGRRGDRQRRRERSNDEQDDPHATRRKATPATTSDTSPDLARQRSAHPRRHSVSSSDSDNFHTPTPNTPTTTTAPITIASTSGEPRPPHHREPHDEINLRDIKTDNETRPKRPVSSRINTATATATNNGDNLPVACAADVAVRDPGLGGPSPSRCAGRLQKKESVSRSRGGSRRSEASGGGPEGRGVGPEGWAHLGVDIMTSADNSLSGQCSQYTTTNHSTTVKTPHPRVE encoded by the exons atggcGGGCGACGGGGGCAAGACTCGTCCAGCTGGGGTGCGATTGTTTGATTCGGTCAGCCCAGCTGTTGTTGTCTTGGTTTACTTGGCTCTCGCTGTCATCTCCATGGAAACTGGACGCGTGCAGGCCGTTTGTG ATTTTAAAGACGACTACATAGCATCCGAGGCGTGGCTAGAGCTGGTGTGTGAGTGCTATCAAGGGACTGTGTCTGATTCCGACTCCACAGACTTCAAGATCCGAGAGAAACTGAAGATGATCAGAGTGAAGCCGAGTGAAACCAAGATACTGTTTGACTCCAAGACTCAAAAAACCACGCCGTCAGTTGAG GTGAAAGCCAACGAGATGACGGAACACAACCCGGAGAAAGGCCGTATGAGACTGTTCCTTCGTCTGAAACACGTCAGCGCCTCTGACGAGGCCACGTATAAATGCGTCATCTCGGGGAGAAACGACGAGAACTCTGGTATCAAGACAAAACAGTTGTCCTACAACTTCA CCTTGCCACCGCCACAGtcaacaccaccaacacttaCAACTACATGGAAGACACCACCATCTACACCACAACCAGCACAGACCACCATCGCCATCACCACAACCATTAGTCCAGGACTAATCACAG GTAACCCCGAGGAATCCTCCAAAACGAACGTGTACATCCTTGTGGCCATTTTGTCTTTCTTgctcatcgtcatcgtcatcgtcatcatatgCTTCGTCAGGG tgagagtgagacgCCAGAGGGAGAAAGCTGCACGAACGGAAAGTTTGGACTTTGACTTcggccagacacacacagcca ACCACAACCTGGTTTTCAAGCCGTCTATAAACGACAATGCCAACCATTGCCATGGGAACCACAGTGCTGATGCCTGCACCCACAACACCTGTGACAACTGCCATTCCCCAGCATGCAACGGGGCGGCTCAAGGCCAAGGTCACAGGCAGGACAATGGAGGGGGGAGGAACGCGAGGGGGGTTGACTCCGTGCCTCTCCTACCTGTGCACACCTGTCCAACACACGCTAGAACTGGACGTCAG TCCGCTGGGAGCGAGGAACACAGAAGGCAGAGGTTTTTGTTCGACACTCCGCGCAGGCCACGCCCCCGAGATAACTCTCACTTTGCCGCGACCCCTGCACACGCTGTGGCCCCGCCCCCTGCTTCGCGGAGCTGCTACGCGTTGGACTCTATGGATCTGGTGACAGACAGCGAAGACTCCATGTATCAGTATCGCAACTCTCGACGCCTTTCCTTCCCTCGTTTCCACTACGGCGAGGAGGAGGACTTCACCGTCCTGCCGTCGCATTACCATGGCAACGCTGCCTACGGGCATCCTCGTCGAAGTCTAAGTCAACAGTCTCTGCACCGTCACTCAAGACACCATCGTCGCCCTTACCCCACACAAGCCCCGCCCCTCGATGTCACCTACGCTCCCTCAACCAATCCGCGCCAGCCGCACAACGGCTACCTCCCACGTGACTACGCAGGAGCTCCGTACCAGACCACGCCCCTAGTCTCTCCGAATGGTCAGAGGCCGCGCATGCGCAGCGAGGAGGGAGGAGAAGCCCCGCCGTTTCCCACGGGGTCCAAAGAGAGAAGACAGCCATCACTGgcggtgagagtgagagaggacaACAACGTGGCCTACAGTGACACCTTCTTCGGCGAAAGCTCTGCTCGAGAGGATGCTGTTCATCAGGCCAACGAACCAGTTTATAACGGAGGTGGGGGCGTGGTGTTGCCGGAACCAGTTCCTCGGGTGTATCGGGAGCTCCAACCACCAGCACAGTCCAGACGAGGGACCACTACGCCAGACGTTGCTATGGCGTCAGAGGACGAGATGACGAGACACAGAGTATCCCCTTACGGGACTGCTGCAGGAAACATGATTGTTGATCCG CAGAGACACCCACAGGATCGCAGCGGATACCCAGTCCAGAGTCTGCCCTCTCGTCGTCGACGTCACAACACGTCACCGCCCCCGCGTCAGTACCACACGTCATCAGTGCCACGCAAGAGGTCCGGGGATCGTCACGCTGGGCGCTCTATCCACCACAACCGCTCCCACCCCCAGCTGTTCTACCTGTCGGACGCCGAGAACGGGGGACTCATCACCTACCACCTGCCTGGAGACAGCAGTCACCCACAGCAGTACATCGTTCAGCAGCCTCCCAAACAGCGCAGTGGGAGGAGCTTCTCCCAGTCAGCTGCTGATGGTTTCGACTACGACTCTCGCCACCGAGGAGTCAGCAGCAACAGAAGAGGGAGTGAGCTAGAGAGTGATGGACAGGGTCAGGGTCACCCAGCCAACCAGGACCGCTATTCTCACAGTTACTTACGTGCGGCAGAGCGCCAGAATCTGCTGTCCAGAGAGAACGTGTCCCCGAGCCGCGGACCTGCCACTACCAACCTCAACGTGCCGCTGACGGGCCGGGTTGACGTCATAGCAGGGAGCGGGTCCAGGGGAGAAGAGGCAAGCGGCAGACAGAAGGACCCAGCTGTGGACAGACCGAGTGGGAGTGGGAGgcggggagacagacagagacgaagGGAGCGAAGTAACGACGAGCAGGACGATCCTCACGCCACACGCAGGAAAGCAACCCCCGCTACCACTTCCGACACGTCTCCAGACCTAGCACGTCAACGTTCCGCGCATCCCCGACGTCACTCGGTCTCTTCCAGCGACAGCGACAACTTCCACACCCCTACTCCCAACacccctaccaccaccaccgcccccATCACCATCGCCTCCACTAGCGGTGAACCCCGCCCCCCTCACCACCGCGAACCACACGACGAGATCAACCTGCGCGACATCAAAACGGACAACGAGACGCGGCCAAAGCGACCTGTGTCCAGCAGAATCAACACCGCCACCGCCACCGCCACCAACAACGGCGACAACCTGCCCGTGGCCTGCGCCGCTGACGTTGCAGTTAGAGACCCCGGGCTTGGTGGACCCTCCCCCTCGCGTTGTGCTGGCAGACTTCAGAAGAAAGAGTCGGTGTCAAGGTCGCGGGGAGGGAGCCGTCGCAGCGAGGCGAGTGGGGGTGGGCCGGAAGGGAGAGGGGTGGGGCCGGAAGGGTGGGCCCATCTCGGCGTGGACATTATGACCTCTGCGGACAACAGTTTGAGTGGTCAGTGCTCCCAGTACACGACCACCAACCACAGCACTACGGTGAAAACGCCACATCCCAGGGTGGAGTGA
- the LOC138970626 gene encoding serine/arginine repetitive matrix protein 1-like isoform X1 yields the protein MLWSTNQVGLFHPHLDVSGFFHAQHQFTCILSFQQIFFEQDHHYVSDFKDDYIASEAWLELVCECYQGTVSDSDSTDFKIREKLKMIRVKPSETKILFDSKTQKTTPSVEVKANEMTEHNPEKGRMRLFLRLKHVSASDEATYKCVISGRNDENSGIKTKQLSYNFTLPPPQSTPPTLTTTWKTPPSTPQPAQTTIAITTTISPGLITGNPEESSKTNVYILVAILSFLLIVIVIVIICFVRVRVRRQREKAARTESLDFDFGQTHTANHNLVFKPSINDNANHCHGNHSADACTHNTCDNCHSPACNGAAQGQGHRQDNGGGRNARGVDSVPLLPVHTCPTHARTGRQSAGSEEHRRQRFLFDTPRRPRPRDNSHFAATPAHAVAPPPASRSCYALDSMDLVTDSEDSMYQYRNSRRLSFPRFHYGEEEDFTVLPSHYHGNAAYGHPRRSLSQQSLHRHSRHHRRPYPTQAPPLDVTYAPSTNPRQPHNGYLPRDYAGAPYQTTPLVSPNGQRPRMRSEEGGEAPPFPTGSKERRQPSLAVRVREDNNVAYSDTFFGESSAREDAVHQANEPVYNGGGGVVLPEPVPRVYRELQPPAQSRRGTTTPDVAMASEDEMTRHRVSPYGTAAGNMIVDPQRHPQDRSGYPVQSLPSRRRRHNTSPPPRQYHTSSVPRKRSGDRHAGRSIHHNRSHPQLFYLSDAENGGLITYHLPGDSSHPQQYIVQQPPKQRSGRSFSQSAADGFDYDSRHRGVSSNRRGSELESDGQGQGHPANQDRYSHSYLRAAERQNLLSRENVSPSRGPATTNLNVPLTGRVDVIAGSGSRGEEASGRQKDPAVDRPSGSGRRGDRQRRRERSNDEQDDPHATRRKATPATTSDTSPDLARQRSAHPRRHSVSSSDSDNFHTPTPNTPTTTTAPITIASTSGEPRPPHHREPHDEINLRDIKTDNETRPKRPVSSRINTATATATNNGDNLPVACAADVAVRDPGLGGPSPSRCAGRLQKKESVSRSRGGSRRSEASGGGPEGRGVGPEGWAHLGVDIMTSADNSLSGQCSQYTTTNHSTTVKTPHPRVE from the exons ATGCTGTGGTCCACAAACCAGGTTGGTCTTTTCCACCCTCATCTGGATGTTTCGGGTTTTTTCCACGCCCAACATCAGTTCACGTGTATCCTTTCTTTTCAACAGATTTTCTTTGAACAAGATCATCATTATGTTTCAGATTTTAAAGACGACTACATAGCATCCGAGGCGTGGCTAGAGCTGGTGTGTGAGTGCTATCAAGGGACTGTGTCTGATTCCGACTCCACAGACTTCAAGATCCGAGAGAAACTGAAGATGATCAGAGTGAAGCCGAGTGAAACCAAGATACTGTTTGACTCCAAGACTCAAAAAACCACGCCGTCAGTTGAG GTGAAAGCCAACGAGATGACGGAACACAACCCGGAGAAAGGCCGTATGAGACTGTTCCTTCGTCTGAAACACGTCAGCGCCTCTGACGAGGCCACGTATAAATGCGTCATCTCGGGGAGAAACGACGAGAACTCTGGTATCAAGACAAAACAGTTGTCCTACAACTTCA CCTTGCCACCGCCACAGtcaacaccaccaacacttaCAACTACATGGAAGACACCACCATCTACACCACAACCAGCACAGACCACCATCGCCATCACCACAACCATTAGTCCAGGACTAATCACAG GTAACCCCGAGGAATCCTCCAAAACGAACGTGTACATCCTTGTGGCCATTTTGTCTTTCTTgctcatcgtcatcgtcatcgtcatcatatgCTTCGTCAGGG tgagagtgagacgCCAGAGGGAGAAAGCTGCACGAACGGAAAGTTTGGACTTTGACTTcggccagacacacacagcca ACCACAACCTGGTTTTCAAGCCGTCTATAAACGACAATGCCAACCATTGCCATGGGAACCACAGTGCTGATGCCTGCACCCACAACACCTGTGACAACTGCCATTCCCCAGCATGCAACGGGGCGGCTCAAGGCCAAGGTCACAGGCAGGACAATGGAGGGGGGAGGAACGCGAGGGGGGTTGACTCCGTGCCTCTCCTACCTGTGCACACCTGTCCAACACACGCTAGAACTGGACGTCAG TCCGCTGGGAGCGAGGAACACAGAAGGCAGAGGTTTTTGTTCGACACTCCGCGCAGGCCACGCCCCCGAGATAACTCTCACTTTGCCGCGACCCCTGCACACGCTGTGGCCCCGCCCCCTGCTTCGCGGAGCTGCTACGCGTTGGACTCTATGGATCTGGTGACAGACAGCGAAGACTCCATGTATCAGTATCGCAACTCTCGACGCCTTTCCTTCCCTCGTTTCCACTACGGCGAGGAGGAGGACTTCACCGTCCTGCCGTCGCATTACCATGGCAACGCTGCCTACGGGCATCCTCGTCGAAGTCTAAGTCAACAGTCTCTGCACCGTCACTCAAGACACCATCGTCGCCCTTACCCCACACAAGCCCCGCCCCTCGATGTCACCTACGCTCCCTCAACCAATCCGCGCCAGCCGCACAACGGCTACCTCCCACGTGACTACGCAGGAGCTCCGTACCAGACCACGCCCCTAGTCTCTCCGAATGGTCAGAGGCCGCGCATGCGCAGCGAGGAGGGAGGAGAAGCCCCGCCGTTTCCCACGGGGTCCAAAGAGAGAAGACAGCCATCACTGgcggtgagagtgagagaggacaACAACGTGGCCTACAGTGACACCTTCTTCGGCGAAAGCTCTGCTCGAGAGGATGCTGTTCATCAGGCCAACGAACCAGTTTATAACGGAGGTGGGGGCGTGGTGTTGCCGGAACCAGTTCCTCGGGTGTATCGGGAGCTCCAACCACCAGCACAGTCCAGACGAGGGACCACTACGCCAGACGTTGCTATGGCGTCAGAGGACGAGATGACGAGACACAGAGTATCCCCTTACGGGACTGCTGCAGGAAACATGATTGTTGATCCG CAGAGACACCCACAGGATCGCAGCGGATACCCAGTCCAGAGTCTGCCCTCTCGTCGTCGACGTCACAACACGTCACCGCCCCCGCGTCAGTACCACACGTCATCAGTGCCACGCAAGAGGTCCGGGGATCGTCACGCTGGGCGCTCTATCCACCACAACCGCTCCCACCCCCAGCTGTTCTACCTGTCGGACGCCGAGAACGGGGGACTCATCACCTACCACCTGCCTGGAGACAGCAGTCACCCACAGCAGTACATCGTTCAGCAGCCTCCCAAACAGCGCAGTGGGAGGAGCTTCTCCCAGTCAGCTGCTGATGGTTTCGACTACGACTCTCGCCACCGAGGAGTCAGCAGCAACAGAAGAGGGAGTGAGCTAGAGAGTGATGGACAGGGTCAGGGTCACCCAGCCAACCAGGACCGCTATTCTCACAGTTACTTACGTGCGGCAGAGCGCCAGAATCTGCTGTCCAGAGAGAACGTGTCCCCGAGCCGCGGACCTGCCACTACCAACCTCAACGTGCCGCTGACGGGCCGGGTTGACGTCATAGCAGGGAGCGGGTCCAGGGGAGAAGAGGCAAGCGGCAGACAGAAGGACCCAGCTGTGGACAGACCGAGTGGGAGTGGGAGgcggggagacagacagagacgaagGGAGCGAAGTAACGACGAGCAGGACGATCCTCACGCCACACGCAGGAAAGCAACCCCCGCTACCACTTCCGACACGTCTCCAGACCTAGCACGTCAACGTTCCGCGCATCCCCGACGTCACTCGGTCTCTTCCAGCGACAGCGACAACTTCCACACCCCTACTCCCAACacccctaccaccaccaccgcccccATCACCATCGCCTCCACTAGCGGTGAACCCCGCCCCCCTCACCACCGCGAACCACACGACGAGATCAACCTGCGCGACATCAAAACGGACAACGAGACGCGGCCAAAGCGACCTGTGTCCAGCAGAATCAACACCGCCACCGCCACCGCCACCAACAACGGCGACAACCTGCCCGTGGCCTGCGCCGCTGACGTTGCAGTTAGAGACCCCGGGCTTGGTGGACCCTCCCCCTCGCGTTGTGCTGGCAGACTTCAGAAGAAAGAGTCGGTGTCAAGGTCGCGGGGAGGGAGCCGTCGCAGCGAGGCGAGTGGGGGTGGGCCGGAAGGGAGAGGGGTGGGGCCGGAAGGGTGGGCCCATCTCGGCGTGGACATTATGACCTCTGCGGACAACAGTTTGAGTGGTCAGTGCTCCCAGTACACGACCACCAACCACAGCACTACGGTGAAAACGCCACATCCCAGGGTGGAGTGA
- the LOC138970626 gene encoding serine/arginine repetitive matrix protein 1-like isoform X3, translating into MLWSTNQVGLFHPHLDVSGFFHAQHQFTCILSFQQIFFEQDHHYVSDFKDDYIASEAWLELVCECYQGTVSDSDSTDFKIREKLKMIRVKPSETKILFDSKTQKTTPSVEVKANEMTEHNPEKGRMRLFLRLKHVSASDEATYKCVISGRNDENSGIKTKQLSYNFTLPPPQSTPPTLTTTWKTPPSTPQPAQTTIAITTTISPGLITGNPEESSKTNVYILVAILSFLLIVIVIVIICFVRVRVRRQREKAARTESLDFDFGQTHTANHNLVFKPSINDNANHCHGNHSADACTHNTCDNCHSPACNGAAQGQGHRQDNGGGRNARGVDSVPLLPVHTCPTHARTGRQSAGSEEHRRQRFLFDTPRRPRPRDNSHFAATPAHAVAPPPASRSCYALDSMDLVTDSEDSMYQYRNSRRLSFPRFHYGEEEDFTVLPSHYHGNAAYGHPRRSLSQQSLHRHSRHHRRPYPTQAPPLDVTYAPSTNPRQPHNGYLPRDYAGAPYQTTPLVSPNGQRPRMRSEEGGEAPPFPTGSKERRQPSLAVRVREDNNVAYSDTFFGESSAREDAVHQANEPVYNGGGGVVLPEPVPRVYRELQPPAQSRRGTTTPDVAMASEDEMTRHRVSPYGTAAGNMIVDPRHPQDRSGYPVQSLPSRRRRHNTSPPPRQYHTSSVPRKRSGDRHAGRSIHHNRSHPQLFYLSDAENGGLITYHLPGDSSHPQQYIVQQPPKQRSGRSFSQSAADGFDYDSRHRGVSSNRRGSELESDGQGQGHPANQDRYSHSYLRAAERQNLLSRENVSPSRGPATTNLNVPLTGRVDVIAGSGSRGEEASGRQKDPAVDRPSGSGRRGDRQRRRERSNDEQDDPHATRRKATPATTSDTSPDLARQRSAHPRRHSVSSSDSDNFHTPTPNTPTTTTAPITIASTSGEPRPPHHREPHDEINLRDIKTDNETRPKRPVSSRINTATATATNNGDNLPVACAADVAVRDPGLGGPSPSRCAGRLQKKESVSRSRGGSRRSEASGGGPEGRGVGPEGWAHLGVDIMTSADNSLSGQCSQYTTTNHSTTVKTPHPRVE; encoded by the exons ATGCTGTGGTCCACAAACCAGGTTGGTCTTTTCCACCCTCATCTGGATGTTTCGGGTTTTTTCCACGCCCAACATCAGTTCACGTGTATCCTTTCTTTTCAACAGATTTTCTTTGAACAAGATCATCATTATGTTTCAGATTTTAAAGACGACTACATAGCATCCGAGGCGTGGCTAGAGCTGGTGTGTGAGTGCTATCAAGGGACTGTGTCTGATTCCGACTCCACAGACTTCAAGATCCGAGAGAAACTGAAGATGATCAGAGTGAAGCCGAGTGAAACCAAGATACTGTTTGACTCCAAGACTCAAAAAACCACGCCGTCAGTTGAG GTGAAAGCCAACGAGATGACGGAACACAACCCGGAGAAAGGCCGTATGAGACTGTTCCTTCGTCTGAAACACGTCAGCGCCTCTGACGAGGCCACGTATAAATGCGTCATCTCGGGGAGAAACGACGAGAACTCTGGTATCAAGACAAAACAGTTGTCCTACAACTTCA CCTTGCCACCGCCACAGtcaacaccaccaacacttaCAACTACATGGAAGACACCACCATCTACACCACAACCAGCACAGACCACCATCGCCATCACCACAACCATTAGTCCAGGACTAATCACAG GTAACCCCGAGGAATCCTCCAAAACGAACGTGTACATCCTTGTGGCCATTTTGTCTTTCTTgctcatcgtcatcgtcatcgtcatcatatgCTTCGTCAGGG tgagagtgagacgCCAGAGGGAGAAAGCTGCACGAACGGAAAGTTTGGACTTTGACTTcggccagacacacacagcca ACCACAACCTGGTTTTCAAGCCGTCTATAAACGACAATGCCAACCATTGCCATGGGAACCACAGTGCTGATGCCTGCACCCACAACACCTGTGACAACTGCCATTCCCCAGCATGCAACGGGGCGGCTCAAGGCCAAGGTCACAGGCAGGACAATGGAGGGGGGAGGAACGCGAGGGGGGTTGACTCCGTGCCTCTCCTACCTGTGCACACCTGTCCAACACACGCTAGAACTGGACGTCAG TCCGCTGGGAGCGAGGAACACAGAAGGCAGAGGTTTTTGTTCGACACTCCGCGCAGGCCACGCCCCCGAGATAACTCTCACTTTGCCGCGACCCCTGCACACGCTGTGGCCCCGCCCCCTGCTTCGCGGAGCTGCTACGCGTTGGACTCTATGGATCTGGTGACAGACAGCGAAGACTCCATGTATCAGTATCGCAACTCTCGACGCCTTTCCTTCCCTCGTTTCCACTACGGCGAGGAGGAGGACTTCACCGTCCTGCCGTCGCATTACCATGGCAACGCTGCCTACGGGCATCCTCGTCGAAGTCTAAGTCAACAGTCTCTGCACCGTCACTCAAGACACCATCGTCGCCCTTACCCCACACAAGCCCCGCCCCTCGATGTCACCTACGCTCCCTCAACCAATCCGCGCCAGCCGCACAACGGCTACCTCCCACGTGACTACGCAGGAGCTCCGTACCAGACCACGCCCCTAGTCTCTCCGAATGGTCAGAGGCCGCGCATGCGCAGCGAGGAGGGAGGAGAAGCCCCGCCGTTTCCCACGGGGTCCAAAGAGAGAAGACAGCCATCACTGgcggtgagagtgagagaggacaACAACGTGGCCTACAGTGACACCTTCTTCGGCGAAAGCTCTGCTCGAGAGGATGCTGTTCATCAGGCCAACGAACCAGTTTATAACGGAGGTGGGGGCGTGGTGTTGCCGGAACCAGTTCCTCGGGTGTATCGGGAGCTCCAACCACCAGCACAGTCCAGACGAGGGACCACTACGCCAGACGTTGCTATGGCGTCAGAGGACGAGATGACGAGACACAGAGTATCCCCTTACGGGACTGCTGCAGGAAACATGATTGTTGATCCG AGACACCCACAGGATCGCAGCGGATACCCAGTCCAGAGTCTGCCCTCTCGTCGTCGACGTCACAACACGTCACCGCCCCCGCGTCAGTACCACACGTCATCAGTGCCACGCAAGAGGTCCGGGGATCGTCACGCTGGGCGCTCTATCCACCACAACCGCTCCCACCCCCAGCTGTTCTACCTGTCGGACGCCGAGAACGGGGGACTCATCACCTACCACCTGCCTGGAGACAGCAGTCACCCACAGCAGTACATCGTTCAGCAGCCTCCCAAACAGCGCAGTGGGAGGAGCTTCTCCCAGTCAGCTGCTGATGGTTTCGACTACGACTCTCGCCACCGAGGAGTCAGCAGCAACAGAAGAGGGAGTGAGCTAGAGAGTGATGGACAGGGTCAGGGTCACCCAGCCAACCAGGACCGCTATTCTCACAGTTACTTACGTGCGGCAGAGCGCCAGAATCTGCTGTCCAGAGAGAACGTGTCCCCGAGCCGCGGACCTGCCACTACCAACCTCAACGTGCCGCTGACGGGCCGGGTTGACGTCATAGCAGGGAGCGGGTCCAGGGGAGAAGAGGCAAGCGGCAGACAGAAGGACCCAGCTGTGGACAGACCGAGTGGGAGTGGGAGgcggggagacagacagagacgaagGGAGCGAAGTAACGACGAGCAGGACGATCCTCACGCCACACGCAGGAAAGCAACCCCCGCTACCACTTCCGACACGTCTCCAGACCTAGCACGTCAACGTTCCGCGCATCCCCGACGTCACTCGGTCTCTTCCAGCGACAGCGACAACTTCCACACCCCTACTCCCAACacccctaccaccaccaccgcccccATCACCATCGCCTCCACTAGCGGTGAACCCCGCCCCCCTCACCACCGCGAACCACACGACGAGATCAACCTGCGCGACATCAAAACGGACAACGAGACGCGGCCAAAGCGACCTGTGTCCAGCAGAATCAACACCGCCACCGCCACCGCCACCAACAACGGCGACAACCTGCCCGTGGCCTGCGCCGCTGACGTTGCAGTTAGAGACCCCGGGCTTGGTGGACCCTCCCCCTCGCGTTGTGCTGGCAGACTTCAGAAGAAAGAGTCGGTGTCAAGGTCGCGGGGAGGGAGCCGTCGCAGCGAGGCGAGTGGGGGTGGGCCGGAAGGGAGAGGGGTGGGGCCGGAAGGGTGGGCCCATCTCGGCGTGGACATTATGACCTCTGCGGACAACAGTTTGAGTGGTCAGTGCTCCCAGTACACGACCACCAACCACAGCACTACGGTGAAAACGCCACATCCCAGGGTGGAGTGA